One segment of Microbacterium arborescens DNA contains the following:
- a CDS encoding DUF6993 domain-containing protein: protein MRLLRSPLARSLVGAAGALVVVVSLSGCSMFVPEPAPPATSAAPTPQSTTSEEPAPLSPESTASDNLPLFTEVMNQVAASPDSVAGRAYVDALVAAGFDKSTMQVTADRTSVDDPVDSLQFSVLWAGECLVGQVGPSTPAPTAMVVPELPSGGCLIGNTRPIDW from the coding sequence ATGCGTCTGCTTCGTTCGCCCCTCGCCCGCTCGTTGGTGGGGGCGGCCGGCGCTCTCGTCGTCGTCGTGTCGCTATCGGGGTGCTCGATGTTCGTCCCCGAGCCGGCGCCTCCCGCCACATCGGCTGCTCCCACCCCTCAGTCGACCACGTCGGAGGAGCCCGCGCCCCTCTCGCCCGAGAGCACGGCGAGCGACAACCTCCCGCTCTTCACCGAGGTCATGAATCAGGTGGCGGCCTCGCCCGACAGCGTCGCGGGTCGCGCTTATGTCGACGCGCTCGTGGCGGCGGGCTTCGACAAATCCACGATGCAGGTGACGGCCGACCGGACCTCTGTCGACGACCCGGTCGACAGTCTGCAGTTCTCCGTCCTGTGGGCGGGAGAGTGTCTCGTCGGACAAGTCGGCCCCTCGACCCCCGCGCCCACGGCCATGGTGGTCCCGGAGCTTCCGAGCGGTGGCTGCCTGATCGGGAACACGCGCCCCATCGACTGGTGA